One region of Tumebacillus amylolyticus genomic DNA includes:
- a CDS encoding polysaccharide deacetylase family protein produces MKKTHWIGACLLTCSLTMLAGTTTNPAIATAASDATLKQQLLNKYKNQVPKEWGESVTGVRTSLKTTDKVIALTFDACGGPHGSGYDAELIYYLRQQGIPATLFINSRWIDANLQTFLALAKIPQFELENHGTQHRPLSVNGKPAWGINGTANLGDMIDEVLNNHRKMEKLLGHPPKFFRSGTAFYDEIGVKVANDLGENVAGYNVLGDAGATFNTDQVYNALINAKPGSIVLMHMNHPEKWTAEGVKKAIPVLKQKGFRFVKMEDYPLLSLR; encoded by the coding sequence ATGAAAAAAACACACTGGATCGGGGCCTGCTTGCTCACCTGTTCGCTGACGATGCTCGCGGGAACCACCACAAACCCTGCGATAGCAACCGCCGCGAGCGATGCCACTTTGAAACAACAACTGCTCAACAAGTACAAAAACCAAGTCCCCAAGGAATGGGGCGAGAGCGTCACCGGCGTCCGCACCTCCCTGAAAACCACCGACAAAGTGATCGCCTTGACCTTCGACGCCTGCGGGGGCCCGCACGGCAGCGGCTACGATGCGGAGTTGATCTACTACTTGCGGCAACAAGGCATCCCGGCGACGTTGTTCATCAACTCGCGCTGGATTGATGCTAACCTGCAAACGTTCCTCGCGCTGGCCAAGATTCCGCAGTTCGAGTTGGAGAACCACGGCACGCAACACCGCCCGCTGTCGGTCAACGGCAAACCCGCTTGGGGAATCAACGGCACAGCCAACCTCGGCGACATGATCGACGAAGTGCTGAACAACCACCGCAAGATGGAAAAACTGCTCGGTCATCCTCCGAAGTTTTTCCGTTCCGGCACGGCGTTCTACGATGAGATCGGGGTGAAAGTCGCCAATGACCTCGGCGAAAATGTAGCGGGATACAACGTGCTCGGCGATGCCGGAGCCACGTTCAACACCGACCAAGTCTACAACGCGCTGATCAACGCCAAACCCGGCTCCATCGTGCTCATGCACATGAACCATCCGGAGAAATGGACGGCCGAAGGGGTGAAAAAAGCCATCCCCGTACTCAAACAAAAAGGCTTCCGCTTCGTCAAGATGGAAGACTACCCTCTCCTGTCCCTTCGTTAA
- a CDS encoding TolB family protein has protein sequence MKRLMLLLFAICLSLGCGGGGRFGEPTEGLGEDFAISPDDRHIAYTTVQNGVSSLYIANVDGTGVTRLSQSDKASYLQPRFSSDGSKILFVSMPVKSKLHVSTLQEIHADGSGLKLLSGGDTLITEALYARDDKTIYYVQSQRFEEKASYRPVDLDLYSMEATGANRQRITKLAHDTMEHLSLSDDGTSLLYQTIDPTSYETRFRVLSLNKKLDMISFLPPHDPDQQLQDPSWLPGPATGILYSADVQQKQGDVPAFELFTMDLPSKTVRQITRLDNASLKPIALHHSPAVLFLKNKDKSRQKNQYVLMQVQLDGSGAKEIPLQP, from the coding sequence ATGAAACGCTTGATGTTGCTCCTGTTCGCCATCTGCCTCTCTCTGGGTTGCGGCGGCGGCGGGCGGTTTGGAGAACCGACGGAAGGGCTGGGAGAGGACTTCGCGATCTCGCCCGATGACCGACACATCGCCTACACCACCGTCCAAAACGGGGTTTCATCGCTCTACATCGCCAACGTCGACGGTACGGGCGTAACGCGCTTGTCGCAAAGTGACAAAGCAAGCTATCTCCAACCCCGCTTCTCTTCAGACGGCTCCAAGATCTTATTCGTCTCGATGCCTGTCAAATCGAAACTTCATGTGAGCACACTGCAAGAGATCCACGCGGACGGCAGCGGGCTTAAACTCCTGTCCGGGGGAGACACGCTGATTACCGAAGCCCTGTACGCACGGGACGACAAAACCATCTACTACGTGCAATCACAACGCTTCGAAGAGAAAGCTTCCTACCGCCCTGTCGACCTCGATCTGTACTCGATGGAAGCAACCGGCGCCAATCGGCAACGCATCACCAAACTGGCACACGACACGATGGAACATCTGTCGCTTTCCGATGACGGGACTTCCCTGCTGTACCAAACCATCGATCCCACGTCGTATGAAACGCGGTTCCGGGTGTTGTCCCTCAACAAGAAACTCGACATGATCTCGTTCCTCCCGCCGCATGATCCCGATCAACAACTTCAAGACCCCTCGTGGTTGCCAGGCCCTGCAACCGGCATCCTCTACTCTGCCGACGTTCAACAAAAGCAGGGCGATGTACCCGCGTTTGAATTGTTCACAATGGACCTGCCCTCGAAAACAGTACGGCAGATCACCCGTCTCGACAACGCCTCGTTGAAGCCGATCGCGCTGCACCACTCACCGGCCGTGCTGTTTTTGAAAAACAAGGACAAATCGCGTCAGAAAAACCAATATGTCTTGATGCAAGTCCAACTCGACGGCTCCGGTGCCAAGGAAATCCCTCTCCAACCTTAA
- a CDS encoding SPFH domain-containing protein, producing the protein MQERKAWAFNGFVGILLVLLLFVMAGVLGSNGGTGGIVGALVCLLLGIVSITGFQIVQPNQGYVVMFFGRYLGTLRQDGFWWTVPFSLRKKVSMRVRNFHTSQLKVNDVDGNPIEIAAVIVFNVVDSAKAMFDVDNYERFVEIQSEIALRHIASYYPYDTMDDQGGYTLRANPDEIAEQLQLDLQHRLAIAGVKVMEARLTHLAYSAEIAHAMLQRQQATAILAARAKIVEGAVGMVQMAIEKLQSEGVVELDEERKASMINNLMVAIVSERSAQPVVNAGSLY; encoded by the coding sequence ATGCAAGAGCGTAAAGCGTGGGCATTCAACGGATTTGTCGGCATCTTGCTCGTCCTGCTGCTGTTCGTCATGGCGGGAGTTTTGGGATCGAATGGAGGAACCGGCGGAATTGTCGGAGCTCTCGTGTGTCTCCTGTTGGGCATCGTCTCGATCACCGGGTTTCAGATCGTGCAACCGAACCAAGGCTATGTCGTGATGTTCTTCGGACGTTACCTCGGCACGTTGCGCCAAGATGGATTCTGGTGGACGGTACCGTTTTCGCTTCGCAAGAAAGTCTCGATGCGCGTGCGAAACTTCCACACCTCGCAACTGAAAGTCAACGACGTGGACGGCAACCCGATTGAGATCGCCGCCGTCATCGTCTTCAACGTCGTCGATTCCGCCAAAGCGATGTTCGACGTTGACAACTACGAGCGTTTCGTCGAGATTCAATCGGAGATCGCCCTGCGTCACATCGCGAGCTACTACCCGTATGACACGATGGATGATCAGGGCGGCTACACCCTGCGTGCCAATCCGGACGAGATCGCCGAGCAACTGCAACTCGATCTCCAACACCGACTCGCCATCGCCGGCGTCAAAGTCATGGAAGCACGCCTGACGCACTTGGCGTACTCGGCGGAGATCGCCCACGCGATGCTGCAACGCCAGCAAGCGACGGCGATTCTCGCAGCCCGCGCCAAGATCGTAGAGGGCGCCGTCGGCATGGTGCAGATGGCGATTGAGAAATTGCAGAGCGAAGGCGTGGTGGAACTCGACGAAGAGCGCAAAGCTTCGATGATCAACAACCTCATGGTCGCCATCGTCTCCGAACGTTCGGCACAACCTGTCGTCAACGCCGGATCGCTCTACTAG
- a CDS encoding globin: MHDTPEKTVYEMIGGGDAIRKLVDAFYKRVGEHPDLKPIFPDDLGPVADRQYLFLTQFFGGPTLYSNQYGHPMLRARHMPFEITPTRAHAWLACMSEALDELGLQGQLREFVYDRLTQTAYHMVNTQDS; encoded by the coding sequence ATGCACGACACACCTGAGAAGACTGTATACGAAATGATCGGCGGAGGAGACGCCATCCGCAAGTTGGTGGACGCGTTTTACAAGCGCGTAGGGGAGCATCCCGACCTGAAACCGATCTTCCCGGACGACCTCGGTCCGGTAGCGGATCGACAATACCTGTTCCTCACGCAGTTTTTTGGCGGGCCGACCCTGTATTCCAACCAATACGGGCACCCGATGCTCCGCGCGCGCCACATGCCGTTTGAAATCACACCGACCCGCGCCCACGCGTGGCTCGCTTGCATGAGCGAAGCCTTGGACGAACTCGGTCTGCAAGGCCAACTGCGCGAATTTGTGTACGACCGCCTCACCCAGACGGCGTACCACATGGTCAATACCCAAGATTCCTAA
- a CDS encoding Arc family DNA-binding protein, with translation MAKKQFPLRLDPKVYEALERWAGDEFRSVNAHIELLLRESLKRAGRLKPEEDKGE, from the coding sequence ATGGCCAAAAAGCAATTTCCGCTGCGCCTCGACCCCAAAGTCTATGAAGCGTTGGAACGCTGGGCAGGCGACGAGTTTCGCAGCGTCAACGCACACATCGAGCTCTTGTTGCGCGAATCGTTGAAGCGAGCGGGGCGTTTGAAACCTGAGGAGGACAAAGGAGAATAG
- a CDS encoding DNRLRE domain-containing protein produces the protein MAFFSKRSTTTLSLTLVLLLLTTTGCSPQSSPPPVKPGVPDGRSQVQQIGKERLHTAAKNVRWQPDIGELPDKPPKTKLELTSKRTRHSTRFVNPDGSFTEEVYAEPQFYQDKSDKKMKMIDNTVSLKNGKYENKANEFAVRFSPKAASGELIRIENDKNSMVLEPVGAIAVQAKTQDNVVTYPGLFANTNAEYVLKSNFVKENLILQTPAAPNKFSYEVRLSGLTPKQEPTGEITFRNANNQVAWVMSKPFLSDSAGKQSDKVTQTLRTAAGKTFVDLQADTAFLQDPQTKFPVTLDPTVNSWDVMVDTFGSGANPTATYGSYPNLFVGKDPTYGTTRALFSFFLPSLPSDSRITSATFSAYQTATNTTNTAVDVLRNTADFSSAATWNTLPTTNATPEDTVNSNTTNAYWTWTITSLVKDWYNGVLGNFGVTLKSQNETTAPARQFNSVNATTNTPRLTINYSVDPAGLEHFWTYTPEGVNVSNGNLVKQTTDIELTGTPQISVVRTYNSRKGWYAGQFGWGWVSNYDMRIVDAGKGPITVIDEDSTRHIFGQRVGGGFNPPAGIDFTLVKNADNTYTITDKENRVYQFGTNGRLTSIADEKGNLVTVGYDASTRVKTLTDANNRVITFNYGTNGYVSSLVDPANHTVSYTYDTAGNLTKVTDQVNQSVAYTYDSTHRMTSFSNWNGSTNTLDYDTSDRVTALHYPITIGGTQQSSDRTIAYDTANAVTTYTDAQGTRADYSYNPNGNVIQLIGNPTVPAAKSVGTYTYDNNNNQTSMIDPNANKTDPNAKYVYTYDAASNQTGVQLPGTETSTAQYDERNNIVTRKDFFDITTNYGYDVKNNLTEISTPQIAVGAKRYDDKGRLTGNTNPLSIVDNLAVNSSFETDANADGWPDHWVRNTETGKTATFTWANGGRFGNKAISIANPTGWATVNTDVTIPYTAGDKYVVSGYIKTANTTSSAIIKMEFLNASDSWLGQQISNKIVGTQDWTRIQAVLDTVPANTTKIRVAVGMDPGTGTATFDGIQFEKAEVLSAYNLLENPGFERDSDGDKVPDGWSGTLLATGDGIDTSTTVSGTNALKLSGESGKNKSLSQRIPLTGDASTVLTLSGWGKQTGANPSGGSFSLQVTLNYTDGTTDATNSNEFSKTATDWQHVATRVVPKKAFSSVDLLYQFNNQSGTAYFDASRLEFGNAFTFYEYDNAGHQTKITSPSGTVVSYTYDTASDTKTGKTSGTNQTFAYGYDARNMLTKVTDPLQGVTSYTYNPAGDVTSITDPRKNTTTITYNELGRQASTTDPLNNKTTFDFDKNGNTTLQNNPNGTTIGFTYNESREHTQIAYNGTPQYTFTYDPFGNQTSFTDASGVSSTFAYNTNTLRTQEKRGSTTVNYGYNPNGQTTSIEVNAATTSTTSFTYNTLKQMLTIARNGSNVSRFVYDDQGNPISTIRVNGMITTREFDTSNRLLNLKTYKPDGTPLEAYAYSFDANNSITGITTDKGAVSYQYDALDRLTQETLPDGTKIVYTYDAAGNRTQKAVTKSGTTTTTAYTYDAANQMQTAGGKTYTYDKNGNLLSDGTKTYVYDAADRLTQVKDASGTVLASFAYEFDGRLTRMITPTGTLNFFYDVQESSPNSVAETDANNNIVAEYTFDSQGSPITMTRGGYTYHYIVNGHGDVTALTDSTGAVVATYTYDAYGNILSQTGSLASANPYRYAGYRYDEATGLYDLRARYYDASTGRFLTRDKQMGDLSAPETLNLYAYASDNPIKYTDPTGHWRYWGHWCGPNYGSDGEEHYHLDRICHYHDICYSQKGYFACSCDNTAAYKAGHVYYWKMWWKEKIAATGFLSWFGHGNCKWWL, from the coding sequence ATGGCTTTTTTCTCAAAACGTTCGACCACTACCCTCTCGCTCACTCTGGTGTTGTTGCTGTTGACAACAACAGGGTGCTCGCCCCAATCCTCACCGCCGCCCGTGAAGCCGGGAGTCCCCGACGGCCGGAGTCAGGTCCAACAGATTGGGAAAGAGCGGTTGCACACCGCCGCCAAAAATGTACGCTGGCAGCCGGACATCGGCGAACTGCCCGACAAACCGCCCAAAACCAAACTGGAGTTAACCAGCAAACGCACCCGCCATTCCACGCGCTTCGTCAATCCGGATGGATCGTTCACCGAGGAAGTGTATGCAGAACCGCAGTTCTACCAAGACAAATCTGATAAGAAAATGAAAATGATCGACAACACCGTTTCCCTCAAAAACGGCAAGTACGAAAACAAAGCGAACGAATTCGCCGTTCGCTTTTCCCCAAAAGCTGCAAGCGGCGAGTTGATTCGCATCGAAAACGACAAAAACAGCATGGTGCTTGAACCGGTCGGCGCCATCGCCGTCCAAGCGAAGACGCAAGACAACGTCGTCACCTACCCCGGACTTTTTGCCAACACCAACGCCGAATACGTGTTGAAAAGCAACTTCGTCAAGGAAAACTTGATCTTGCAAACGCCTGCCGCACCGAACAAGTTTTCCTATGAAGTGCGCTTGTCGGGTCTGACGCCCAAGCAGGAGCCAACGGGCGAAATCACGTTTCGCAATGCAAACAACCAAGTCGCATGGGTGATGAGCAAACCGTTCCTCTCCGATTCTGCGGGCAAGCAGTCGGACAAAGTCACGCAAACTCTGCGCACGGCAGCCGGCAAAACGTTCGTCGATTTGCAGGCCGACACTGCCTTTTTGCAAGATCCGCAAACCAAATTCCCCGTCACCCTCGACCCGACCGTAAACTCGTGGGATGTCATGGTCGACACTTTCGGTTCCGGCGCAAATCCGACCGCCACATATGGGAGTTACCCGAATTTGTTCGTGGGCAAAGACCCCACCTATGGCACGACGCGCGCGCTGTTCTCGTTTTTCTTGCCGAGTTTGCCAAGTGACAGCCGCATTACATCTGCGACCTTCTCGGCGTATCAGACGGCGACGAACACGACGAATACCGCCGTCGACGTGCTCCGCAATACCGCCGATTTCAGCTCCGCAGCCACTTGGAATACCCTCCCGACCACCAATGCCACACCTGAAGACACCGTAAACTCGAACACAACCAACGCCTACTGGACGTGGACGATCACGTCACTCGTCAAAGATTGGTACAACGGGGTGCTCGGCAATTTCGGCGTCACCCTCAAGTCGCAAAATGAAACGACCGCTCCGGCACGTCAATTCAATTCGGTCAATGCCACGACGAACACTCCGCGCCTGACGATCAACTATTCCGTCGATCCGGCCGGGCTTGAGCACTTTTGGACTTATACGCCGGAGGGCGTCAACGTCTCGAACGGCAACCTCGTCAAGCAAACGACCGACATCGAATTGACGGGCACTCCGCAAATCTCCGTCGTCCGCACCTACAACAGCCGCAAAGGCTGGTACGCCGGTCAATTTGGCTGGGGCTGGGTGAGCAACTACGACATGCGCATCGTCGACGCCGGCAAAGGCCCGATCACCGTCATCGACGAAGACAGCACGCGCCATATCTTCGGACAACGTGTCGGCGGCGGGTTCAACCCCCCTGCGGGCATCGACTTCACCTTGGTCAAAAACGCCGACAACACCTACACGATCACAGACAAAGAGAACAGGGTCTACCAATTTGGCACGAACGGACGCCTCACCTCGATCGCCGATGAAAAAGGCAACCTCGTCACCGTCGGCTACGACGCCTCCACTCGTGTCAAAACGCTCACCGATGCAAACAATCGCGTCATCACATTCAACTACGGCACCAACGGCTACGTATCAAGCCTCGTCGATCCGGCCAATCATACGGTTTCTTACACGTACGACACGGCGGGCAATCTGACGAAAGTGACCGACCAAGTCAATCAATCGGTCGCCTATACGTATGACAGCACGCACCGCATGACCTCGTTCTCCAATTGGAACGGAAGTACGAACACCCTTGATTACGACACGTCCGACCGCGTCACGGCGCTGCATTATCCGATCACGATCGGCGGCACTCAGCAAAGCTCCGACCGGACGATCGCGTATGACACTGCCAATGCGGTCACGACCTACACAGACGCCCAAGGAACACGCGCCGATTATAGTTACAACCCCAACGGGAACGTCATTCAACTGATCGGCAACCCGACGGTTCCGGCCGCCAAATCGGTTGGCACGTACACGTATGACAACAACAACAACCAAACGTCGATGATCGATCCCAATGCCAACAAAACCGATCCCAATGCAAAGTACGTGTACACATACGATGCGGCTTCCAACCAAACGGGTGTGCAACTGCCCGGCACGGAAACCTCGACGGCGCAATACGACGAGCGCAATAACATCGTCACGCGCAAAGATTTCTTCGACATCACGACCAACTACGGGTATGACGTCAAAAACAATTTGACCGAAATCTCCACGCCGCAGATCGCGGTCGGTGCCAAACGCTATGACGACAAGGGCCGTCTCACCGGCAACACCAACCCGCTCTCCATCGTCGACAATCTCGCCGTCAATTCCAGTTTCGAAACGGACGCCAACGCAGACGGCTGGCCCGATCACTGGGTCCGCAACACCGAAACCGGCAAGACCGCGACGTTCACATGGGCGAACGGCGGCCGCTTTGGCAACAAAGCGATCTCCATCGCCAACCCGACCGGATGGGCCACGGTGAACACCGATGTCACCATTCCCTACACGGCGGGTGACAAATATGTGGTCAGCGGGTATATCAAAACCGCCAACACCACGTCTTCCGCCATCATCAAGATGGAGTTTTTGAACGCAAGCGATTCCTGGCTCGGCCAACAGATTTCCAACAAGATCGTCGGCACGCAAGATTGGACACGCATCCAAGCGGTGCTCGACACGGTGCCGGCCAACACGACGAAAATTCGCGTCGCCGTCGGCATGGACCCCGGTACGGGAACAGCCACTTTTGACGGAATTCAATTCGAAAAAGCCGAAGTCCTCAGCGCATACAACCTGCTGGAGAATCCCGGCTTTGAACGCGACTCCGACGGTGACAAAGTGCCGGACGGCTGGAGCGGAACGCTCTTGGCAACGGGTGACGGGATCGACACTTCGACGACCGTCTCCGGCACCAATGCACTCAAACTCAGCGGGGAATCCGGCAAAAACAAATCGCTGAGCCAACGCATCCCGCTCACGGGTGATGCTTCGACCGTTCTGACGTTGTCCGGCTGGGGCAAGCAGACGGGAGCAAATCCAAGCGGCGGCAGTTTCTCGCTGCAAGTGACGCTCAATTACACGGACGGAACGACCGACGCGACCAACTCCAATGAATTCTCAAAGACCGCGACAGACTGGCAACACGTCGCAACTCGTGTCGTGCCGAAAAAAGCGTTCTCCTCCGTCGACCTGCTCTACCAATTCAACAACCAAAGCGGTACGGCGTATTTCGATGCTTCCAGGCTTGAATTCGGCAATGCCTTCACGTTCTACGAATACGACAACGCCGGACACCAAACCAAAATCACATCTCCATCGGGCACCGTCGTTTCGTACACCTACGATACGGCGTCCGATACCAAGACCGGCAAAACGAGCGGGACGAATCAAACGTTTGCCTACGGATATGATGCGCGCAACATGCTGACCAAAGTAACCGATCCGTTGCAAGGCGTCACCAGCTACACCTACAACCCCGCGGGAGACGTGACATCGATCACCGACCCGCGCAAAAACACGACGACCATCACCTACAACGAACTCGGTCGCCAAGCAAGCACCACAGACCCGTTGAACAACAAAACCACCTTTGATTTTGACAAAAACGGAAACACCACTCTGCAAAATAATCCAAACGGCACCACGATCGGTTTCACGTACAACGAGTCCCGTGAACACACGCAAATCGCGTACAACGGCACTCCTCAGTACACCTTCACCTACGATCCGTTCGGAAACCAAACCTCGTTCACAGATGCGTCGGGCGTTTCTTCTACCTTTGCGTATAACACCAACACGCTGCGCACGCAAGAGAAGCGCGGATCGACCACTGTGAATTACGGGTACAACCCGAACGGACAGACGACGTCCATCGAGGTAAACGCGGCAACGACTTCGACGACCTCCTTCACGTACAACACGTTGAAGCAAATGTTGACGATCGCCCGCAACGGAAGCAACGTAAGCCGTTTCGTCTACGATGACCAAGGCAATCCGATCTCCACGATTCGCGTCAATGGAATGATCACCACCCGCGAATTCGATACGTCCAACCGTCTGCTCAATCTCAAAACCTACAAACCGGACGGAACGCCTCTGGAAGCGTATGCGTACAGCTTCGATGCCAACAACAGCATCACCGGCATCACGACAGACAAAGGAGCGGTCTCGTACCAATACGATGCGCTCGATCGCTTGACGCAAGAAACGTTGCCCGACGGCACGAAGATCGTCTACACCTACGACGCCGCCGGCAACCGCACGCAAAAAGCGGTGACCAAATCCGGAACCACGACGACTACCGCCTACACCTACGACGCGGCCAACCAGATGCAAACGGCAGGCGGAAAAACCTATACCTATGACAAAAACGGAAATCTACTTTCAGACGGAACCAAAACGTATGTGTACGACGCCGCCGATCGCCTGACGCAAGTGAAGGACGCAAGCGGCACAGTCCTCGCTTCCTTCGCCTACGAATTCGACGGGCGCCTTACCCGGATGATCACCCCGACCGGCACGTTGAATTTCTTCTACGATGTGCAAGAGAGCTCGCCGAATTCCGTCGCGGAGACCGATGCCAACAACAACATCGTCGCGGAGTACACGTTCGATTCCCAAGGCAGCCCGATCACGATGACCCGAGGCGGCTACACGTATCATTACATCGTGAACGGTCATGGAGACGTCACCGCGTTGACGGATTCCACAGGCGCTGTCGTGGCAACCTACACGTATGACGCGTACGGCAACATTCTGTCGCAAACTGGTTCGCTCGCATCGGCCAACCCGTATCGGTATGCGGGATATCGATACGACGAAGCCACGGGTCTGTACGATTTGCGCGCCCGTTATTACGACGCTTCGACCGGACGTTTCCTCACCCGCGACAAGCAGATGGGAGACCTGTCTGCACCGGAAACGCTCAACCTCTATGCGTATGCGTCAGACAATCCGATCAAGTATACCGACCCGACGGGGCACTGGCGCTATTGGGGACATTGGTGCGGTCCGAACTATGGTAGCGACGGAGAAGAGCATTATCACTTAGACCGCATCTGCCACTACCATGACATCTGTTATTCGCAAAAAGGGTACTTCGCGTGCTCTTGCGACAATACAGCCGCCTACAAAGCCGGTCATGTGTACTATTGGAAAATGTGGTGGAAGGAAAAAATCGCCGCCACCGGATTCCTGAGCTGGTTTGGACACGGCAACTGCAAATGGTGGCTCTAA
- a CDS encoding aldo/keto reductase family protein, translated as MKYRNLGRSGLKISEIGLGSWLTYGGTVEDQTAEICIDKAYELGINFFDTANIYRKGEAEIVVGRALAKYQRDSFVLATKAYWPMAEGPNDRGLSRKHIFEQVHASLKRLNVDYIDLWQCHRFDAETPLEETLRAIDDLVTQGKILYAGVSEWSALQIQEALQIADRKLLDRIISNQPQYSMLERYIEKDVLPLSEREGVGQVVWSPLAQGVLTGKYTKGQPAPEGSRGTTDAANMVNRFLTDENFAKLDGLKAVAERKDCSLAQLALAWVLRKPNVASAIIGASRPSQVEENVKAIDVELTHADIEEIETILSGQAAK; from the coding sequence ATGAAGTACCGCAACCTCGGTCGCTCCGGGCTGAAAATTTCGGAGATCGGTCTCGGTTCTTGGCTGACCTACGGCGGCACCGTGGAAGACCAAACCGCTGAGATCTGCATCGACAAAGCGTATGAGTTGGGCATCAACTTTTTTGATACGGCGAACATCTACCGCAAGGGCGAAGCGGAGATCGTCGTAGGTCGTGCGCTGGCGAAGTACCAGCGCGATTCGTTCGTGTTGGCGACCAAGGCGTACTGGCCGATGGCGGAAGGCCCGAACGACCGCGGCCTGTCCCGCAAGCACATCTTCGAGCAAGTTCATGCTTCTCTCAAGCGTCTGAACGTGGACTACATCGACCTCTGGCAATGCCACCGCTTCGATGCGGAAACTCCGCTGGAGGAAACGTTGCGTGCGATCGACGACCTCGTGACCCAAGGCAAGATTCTCTACGCGGGCGTGTCCGAGTGGAGCGCGTTGCAAATTCAAGAGGCGTTGCAGATTGCAGACCGCAAACTGCTCGACCGCATCATCTCGAACCAACCGCAATATTCGATGCTTGAGCGTTATATTGAGAAGGACGTCCTCCCGCTGTCTGAGCGTGAGGGTGTCGGTCAAGTCGTGTGGTCCCCTCTGGCACAGGGCGTCCTGACGGGCAAGTACACCAAGGGCCAACCGGCTCCTGAGGGCTCCCGCGGCACGACGGATGCGGCGAACATGGTCAACCGCTTCCTGACCGACGAAAACTTTGCGAAACTCGACGGGCTCAAAGCTGTCGCAGAGCGCAAGGACTGCTCGCTGGCGCAACTCGCGCTGGCATGGGTTCTGCGCAAGCCGAACGTGGCGTCGGCGATCATCGGCGCATCTCGCCCGTCGCAAGTGGAGGAAAACGTCAAAGCAATCGACGTGGAACTGACCCACGCAGACATCGAAGAGATCGAGACCATTCTCTCCGGCCAAGCGGCGAAGTAA
- a CDS encoding DUF2087 domain-containing protein, with product MKDLYPEEYEKAVRDFFTRDGKLKNIPSQRKKKLFIFEHMMAGLDPERAYQEKELDAYIHTFHDDHCTIRREFIINKYMSREDNVYKLNPSPLWAKI from the coding sequence ATGAAAGACCTGTATCCAGAGGAATACGAGAAAGCGGTGCGCGACTTTTTCACAAGAGACGGCAAGTTGAAGAACATCCCGAGTCAGCGCAAGAAAAAGTTGTTCATCTTTGAACACATGATGGCCGGTCTCGACCCGGAGCGTGCGTATCAGGAGAAGGAACTGGATGCGTACATCCATACATTTCACGACGATCACTGCACGATCCGCCGCGAGTTCATCATCAACAAGTACATGTCCCGCGAAGACAATGTGTACAAACTGAACCCTTCGCCACTGTGGGCGAAAATTTAG